From a single Brassica rapa cultivar Chiifu-401-42 chromosome A01, CAAS_Brap_v3.01, whole genome shotgun sequence genomic region:
- the LOC103843515 gene encoding beta-catenin-like protein 1: MEVSNHARKRKAIDAGPNSPPSYRASDGYEPTNAVDLSLLEELEKSSHHQVEAVDLKTLKKLVLSFERRLRDNIAARLKYVENPEKFADSEVDLHDELQKLKILAGAPELYPELVASNTVPSIVNLLSHENADIANDVVQLLQDLTDEDALEDNDEPARVLVDALVENNVLELLVQNMNRLSEGDPDEAAAIYATLTVIENLVEVKPAVAEMVCERTKLLRWLVVKIKVRDFEGIKQYASEILAILLQNSTANQKRLGQMNGVDAVLEGVAMYKSKDPKTPDEEEMLENLFDVLCCLLMPLENKERFVNAEGVELMIIIMKQKKYAYGSAIRALDFAMTNYPPACERFVDVMGLKTAFAAFMGKIPLNKRIKRERYKEELEERVISLVASLFAGILRGSRRDRLLSKFVENEYEKIDRLMELYIRYSDRVRSEAERLDQLELDDLELDEDEKYNRKLESGLYSLQLVAVILGHIWCSEHSGMRARIELLLKQQKLSKNDVKEILQEYHDNLGDVEGAEEKERGQARIQLFISAM, encoded by the exons ATGGAAGTCTCCAACCACGCCAGAAAACGAAAAGCGATCGACGCCGGCCCCAACTCTCCGCCGTCGTATCGAGCCTCAGACGGATACGAACCCACCAACGCCGTAGATCTCTCCCTCCTCGAAGAGCTCGAAAAATCCTCCCACCACCAAGTCGAAGCCGTCGAtctcaaaaccctaaaaaagCTCGTCCTCTCCTTCGAGCGTCGCCTCCGTGACAACATCGCCGCACGCCTCAAGTACGTCGAGAATCCCGAGAAGTTCGCCGACTCAGAAGTCGACCTGCACGACGAGCTCCAAAAGCTCAAGATCCTCGCCGGAGCCCCGGAGCTTTACCCGGAGCTAGTCGCCTCCAACACCGTCCCCTCGATCGTGAACCTCCTCTCCCACGAGAACGCGGACATCGCGAACGACGTCGTTCAGCTCCTCCAGGATCTAACGGACGAGGACGCGTTGGAGGATAACGACGAGCCGGCGCGCGTGCTTGTCGACGCGCTGGTTGAGAACAATGTGTTAGAGCTCTTGGTTCAGAACATGAACCGGTTATCGGAAGGGGATCCGGATGAGGCCGCGGCTATATACGCGACCTTGACGGTTATTGAGAATCTTGTTGAGGTGAAGCCAGCTGTAGCTGAGATGGTGTGCGAGCGTACGAAGCTGTTACGGTGGCTTGTGGTGAAGATTAAAGTGAGAGACTTCGAAGGGATTAAGCAGTACGCGTCTGAGATTCTTGCGATTCTGTTGCAGAATAGCACGGCGAATCAGAAACGGTTGGGGCAGATGAACGGTGTGGATGCTGTGTTGGAAGGTGTGGCGATGTATAAGTCGAAGGATCCGAAGACTCCTGATGAGGAGGAGATGTTGGAGAATCTGTTTGATGTCTTGTGCTGTCTGTTGATGCCGTTGGAGAATAAGGAGAGGTTTGTGAACGCTGAGGGTGTGGAGCTGATGATTATTATTATGAAGCAGAAGAAGTATGCGTACGGGTCTGCGATAAGGGCGCTTGACTTCGCTATGACTAATTATCCGCCGGCGTGTGAGAGGTTTGTGGATGTTATGGGGTTGAAAACAGCTTTTGCTGCCTTCATGGGTAAG ATTCCGCTGAACAAGAGGATTAAGAGGGAACGTTATAAGGAGGAGTTAGAGGAGCGGGTTATTTCGCTGGTTGCGTCATTATTTG CTGGGATTTTAAGGGGTTCTAGAAGAGACCGTTTGTTGAGCAAGTTCGTTGAGAATGAATATGAGAAGATTGACCGTCTTATGGAACTATACATAAG ATACTCTGATAGGGTTAGATCAGAGGCCGAGAGGTTAGACCAACTTGAGCTTGATGACCTTGAG TTGGATgaagatgaaaaatataatcGGAAGCTAGAATCAGGCCTCTACAGTCTTCAG CTTGTTGCTGTTATTCTGGGACATATTTGGTGTTCTGA GCATTCTGGAATGAGAGCGCGGATCGAGCTGCTGTTGAAGCAACAAAAGCTAAGTAAAAACGACGTCAAGGAGATACTTCAG GAATATCATGACAACCTTGGAGATGTTGAAGGAGCAGAGGAGAAGGAACGAGGACAGGCGAGAATCCAGTTGTTCATATCTGCAATGTGA
- the LOC103843525 gene encoding thioredoxin F-type, chloroplastic, with protein sequence MPLSLRLAPSPTALSPTTGGFSPAKKQCRIPSYSGVATTTRRIGFCSLDYVKRGDSSVVRCSLETVNVSVGQVTEVDKDTFWPIVKAAGEKIVVLDMYTQWCGPCKVIAPKYKALSEKYEDVVFLKLDCNPENRPLAKELGIRVVPTFKILKDNQVVKEVTGAKYDDLVAAIETARSASSSG encoded by the exons ATGCCTCTGTCTCTGCGTCTCGCTCCATCTCCTACGGCTTTATCTCCGACAACCGGCGGATTTAGTCCTGCGAAAAAGCAGTGTCGTATCCCTTCTTACTCCGGCGTGGCGACGACGACGAGGAGGATTGGTTTCTGCTCATTGGATTATGTGAAAAGGGGAGACTCCTCTGTGGTGAGGTGTAGCTTAGAGACGGTGAATGTCAGTGTTGGTCAAGTGACGGAAGTGGATAAGGACACTTTCTGGCCCATCGTTAAAGCCGCCGGTGAAAAGATTGTGGTACTTGACATGTACACTCAATG GTGTGGTCCATGTAAAGTGATTGCTCCCAAGTACAAAGCTTTATCAGAGAAGTATGAGGACGTTGTGTTTCTTAAGCTTGACTGCAACCCTGAAAACAGG CCATTGGCAAAGGAGCTAGGGATAAGAGTGGTtccaacttttaaaatattgaagGATAACCAAGTGGTGAAGGAAGTTACGGGTGCCAAATATGATGATCTGGTTGCAGCCATTGAAACAGCGAGGTCTGCTAGTTCTTCTGGATGA
- the LOC103843542 gene encoding probable protein phosphatase 2C 33, which translates to MGSCLSAESMSPRPGSPCSPGFGVRKRKNSKNKRLGGSRNSSFDSRRDDPLHRVPGRMFLNGSSEVACIFTQQGKKGPNQDAMVVWESFGSRTDTVFCGVFDGHGPFGHMVAKRVRDNLPLKLSAYWEAKVPVEGSIKTVNNSANNNSEDAASFVSTEEEPRPEESTESELFQTLKEAFLKAFKVMDRELKFHGSVDCFCSGTTAVTLIKQGEYLVVGNVGDSRAVMGTRDGKNGLVAVQLTVDLKPNLPAEEERIKKCRGRVFALRDEPDVCRVWLPNCDSPGLAMARAFGDFCLKDFGLISVPEVSFRRLTEKDEFIVLATDGIWDVLSNEEVVKIVASAPSRSSAARALVETAVRAWRHKYPTSKVDDCAAVCLYLNSNGSNAISTASSFSKLEDGDEIDDGSGPSGLGRSSTVRTGKEIALDESEAEKLIKEEDTEHGTEYSALEGVARVNTLLNLPRFVPGK; encoded by the exons ATGGGGTCCTGTCTATCTGCTGAGAGCATGAGTCCTAGACCGGGCTCTCCTTGCTCTCCTGGCTTTGGtgtgagaaaaagaaaaaactccAAGAATAAGAGACTTGGCGGTTCCAGAAACTCCTCCTTTGACTCCAGGAGAGATGATCCTCTCCATCGAGTCCCCGGTCGTATGTTCTTGAATGGATCTAGTGAGGTCGCTTGTATCTTCACTCAACAAGGCAAGAAAGGGCCTAACCAAGACGCCATGGTTGTTTGGgag AGTTTTGGTTCGAGGACGGATACAGTGTTCTGTGGAGTGTTTGATGGGCATGGTCCTTTTGGTCATATGGTTGCAAAGAGAGTCAGAGACAATCTTCCTCTCAAGTTAAGTGCTTATTGGGAAGCTAAAGTACCTGTTGAAGGTTCTATAAAGACTGTTAATAATAGTGCCAACAACAACTCTGAAGATGCTGCTTCTTTTGTTTCTACCGAGGAAGAGCCTAGGCCAGAAGAGAGCACGGAGTCTGAACTGTTTCAAACTCTGAAAGAGGCGTTTCTTAAGGCTTTTAAAGTTATGGATAGAGAGCTTAAGTTCCATGGGAGTGTTGACTGTTTCTGCAGTGGTACAACGGCTGTGACTTTGATCAAACAG GGTGAGTATCTCGTTGTTGGAAACGTTGGAGACTCTAGAGCTGTGATGGGGACAAGAGACGGTAAAAATGGTCTTGTTGCTGTTCAACTAACTGTGGATCTCAAGCCAAATCTACCAG CTGAGGAGGAGAGAATAAAGAAGTGTAGAGGACGTGTGTTTGCTCTTAGAGATGAGCCTGATGTTTGTAGAGTCTGGCTCCCAAACTGTGACTCGCCTGGTCTTGCAATGGCACGTGCTTTCGGAGACTTTTGCCTTAAAGACTTTGGTCTAATCTCTGTCCCTGAGGTTTCATTTCGCCGATTAACCGAAAAAGATGAGTTCATAGTGTTGGCTACAGATGGG ATTTGGGATGTACTCTCAAATGAGGAAGTAGTGAAGATTGTAGCTTCAGCACCATCACGTTCCTCTGCAGCAAGAGCTTTAGTTGAGACTGCGGTTAGAGCGTGGAGACACAAGTACCCAACCTCCAAAGTCGATGACTGTGCTGCGGTCTGCTTGTATCTAAACTCCAATGGCTCAAACGCCATATCTACAGCTTCTTCCTTCTCCAAACTTGAAGATGGAGATGAGATTGATGATGGATCAGGTCCAAGCGGTCTAGGCAGGTCTAGTACTGTCAGAACAGGGAAAGAGATTGCTCTAGACGAAAGTGAAGCTGAGAAGCTGATAAAAGAAGAGGATACAGAACATGGAACAGAGTATTCTGCACTAGAAGGTGTTGCAAGAGTTAATACACTTTTGAACTTACCAAGATTTGTGCCTGGAAAGTGA